The Desulfobulbaceae bacterium sequence TTATAGTCACTAAAGGAGGTATTTATGACACAACTTAACATTGCTGAAGCAAAAGCCCACTTCTCAGAAATTATCCAAAAGGCCCTTCTTGGAGAGGAGATCATCATTGCCAAAGGAAACCGCCCATTGGTCAAAATTGTGCCATTAACATCCGCTACTGAAAAAAGAAAACCAGGATCGGGCGCGGGGCTTCTCCAATATATGGCCGATGATTTCGATACCCCCCTCGATGACTTCAAAGAATATATATGAAAAAAATATTACTGGATACCCATACATTTATCTGGTGGGTTGAAGGGTCACCACAACTCACGTGCAATGCCCAAAAGCAGATTGAGAACACTAAAAATGAATGTTTTCTGAGTCTGGCCAGCAGTTGGGAGATGGCCATAAAATCAAGCATAGGCAAACTAAAGTTAGCATGTTCAATAAAAGAGTATATCCCACAGCATCTGTCGATAAATCAGTTCAAAGAATTGCCAATAAGTTTTCAACATGTAACAAGAGTAGAATCATTAGCATTCCACCATCGAGATCCATTTGACAGACTACTTGTCGCCCAGGCTTTAGAAGAAAAAATGATTATTGTCTCTGCTGATCCAATATTCGACACCTATAAAGTAAAACGTATTTGGTAACATCAATTGGAGGGTGAAACCTCACTATTTCAAACAAGCCAAGCATATGAAAACACTGAAAACAATCCTCTTACTCGCCCTCTTTTTTGCCCCTTTTTCAACTAACGCAGAGATTATGCCCCCTGCCCATAATCAAT is a genomic window containing:
- a CDS encoding type II toxin-antitoxin system VapC family toxin, translated to MKKILLDTHTFIWWVEGSPQLTCNAQKQIENTKNECFLSLASSWEMAIKSSIGKLKLACSIKEYIPQHLSINQFKELPISFQHVTRVESLAFHHRDPFDRLLVAQALEEKMIIVSADPIFDTYKVKRIW
- a CDS encoding type II toxin-antitoxin system Phd/YefM family antitoxin produces the protein MTQLNIAEAKAHFSEIIQKALLGEEIIIAKGNRPLVKIVPLTSATEKRKPGSGAGLLQYMADDFDTPLDDFKEYI